The proteins below are encoded in one region of Nakamurella flava:
- a CDS encoding metallophosphoesterase, with protein sequence MTAYPPRPAPPALRSAEPEAVAGSTGRVAVIGDVGGHADELRHALIDLGFDERTGRLPDDLTVIQVGDLIHRGPDSPGAIALVDRIQLAQPEQWIQLAGNHEAQYLAPPMFHWPERLDEDDIETIYGWWHSGRMGVAAAVATPDGDWLITHAGLTEGFWRHLLGLPADATAAAAALNGLVRGLRHSSLFRPGVMLTGEVDPSAGPFWASAPDELLPSWAASSAPAPFHQVHGHSSTVDFTTGRQYRSDLTDRPGIVTVEDPVRRHVTTEIGGRRIIGVDPGHGRRPAPSWAPLVLTDARITTRPRRPRSGVPRR encoded by the coding sequence ATGACCGCGTACCCACCGCGACCAGCGCCCCCGGCGCTCCGCTCCGCGGAGCCGGAGGCCGTCGCTGGATCGACCGGCCGCGTGGCGGTCATCGGGGATGTGGGCGGCCACGCGGACGAACTGCGGCATGCCCTCATCGATCTGGGATTCGACGAACGGACCGGGCGGCTCCCCGACGACCTCACCGTCATCCAGGTCGGCGACCTCATCCACCGGGGGCCGGACAGCCCGGGCGCCATCGCCCTGGTCGACCGCATCCAGCTCGCCCAACCCGAGCAGTGGATCCAGTTGGCCGGCAACCACGAGGCCCAGTACCTGGCCCCACCGATGTTCCACTGGCCCGAGCGCCTCGACGAGGACGACATCGAAACGATCTACGGCTGGTGGCACTCCGGGCGCATGGGCGTCGCGGCCGCCGTCGCCACACCGGACGGCGACTGGCTCATCACCCACGCCGGCTTGACAGAAGGATTCTGGCGGCACCTGCTGGGGCTGCCCGCCGACGCCACCGCGGCAGCTGCCGCCCTCAACGGACTGGTGCGGGGTTTGCGCCACTCGTCGCTCTTCCGGCCCGGGGTGATGCTCACCGGGGAGGTCGACCCGTCCGCCGGTCCCTTCTGGGCCTCGGCGCCCGACGAGCTGCTGCCGTCGTGGGCCGCCAGCTCCGCTCCGGCCCCTTTCCATCAGGTCCACGGCCACAGCAGTACCGTCGACTTCACCACCGGACGGCAGTACCGCAGCGACCTGACCGACCGACCGGGCATCGTCACCGTGGAGGACCCGGTGCGGCGGCACGTCACCACCGAGATCGGTGGCCGGCGGATCATCGGGGTGGATCCCGGCCACGGACGGCGGCCGGCCCCCAGCTGGGCACCCCTGGTCCTCACGGACGCCCGGATCACCACCCGGCCCCGACGGCCCCGGTCGGGTGTCCCAAGACGGTGA
- a CDS encoding TfoX/Sxy family protein, with translation MAYDLELAERIRELLEGEPAITEKKMFGGLAFLVHGRMAMAVSGRGGLLLRVPPEDTEKYAAEPGMEPMVMRGRELVGWMDVAPSAIADPTALQRYVRVGLDHARSLPPP, from the coding sequence ATGGCCTACGACCTGGAACTGGCCGAGCGCATCCGGGAGCTCCTCGAGGGCGAGCCCGCGATCACGGAGAAGAAGATGTTCGGCGGGCTGGCGTTCCTCGTCCACGGCCGCATGGCCATGGCGGTGAGTGGCCGGGGCGGACTGCTGCTGCGGGTTCCCCCGGAGGACACCGAGAAGTACGCGGCCGAGCCCGGAATGGAGCCCATGGTGATGCGTGGCCGCGAGCTGGTCGGCTGGATGGACGTCGCCCCCAGCGCCATCGCCGACCCAACGGCGCTGCAACGGTACGTCCGCGTCGGTCTCGACCATGCGCGGTCGCTCCCGCCTCCCTGA
- a CDS encoding bifunctional lysylphosphatidylglycerol flippase/synthetase MprF has protein sequence METTVTPGTTPGTTSEPPAPQTPADDAPPGALARTGATLARLARRVPFTATYVVITLALAIGFGTLWTPVDEKSFFPTVGYGLPALQDGNWLSLLWGCFFALNPIYYIFVVGFFAVLTGFAEWKLGTRRTALLCFGYQIVAVLVTALVFYVFRNSQWEWAATRATETDVGFSAGMLAVLGIASATVRPPWRLRLRIVIWTYVVFSIIFVGQMADAEHFVAVALSLPFSSRLAGPRALKARALPTRHEIRLIAMVALIVLAVANVLANFLPSHLTPFGMTDDDDWSWYYLLPYLVIALLIANGLRRGYRWAWWVAVVVASIPLLAVAAVFALLLFLEIVGALDDPDAQVDGIPELIAAAVIFGGYLAMLIAARSAFKVPRKSTRRQASGTSHPEMARQLLRQWGGSPLSWMTTWPENRHFITADGQSYLAFRKHAGVAVVLGDPIGPPGSTAPAIGEFLTMCEQASLIPYFFSCSRLTSDVTDGLGWQHVQVAEDNLIDLPPLEFKGKKWQDIRTALNKGAKEGITFRMVTLSDEPWAMVRQVEHLSQQWLGDKELPEMGFTLGGVTEALDPEVKVGLAVDADGKLHGVTSWMPVYAEGGDIAGWTLDLMRRADGGFRNAMEFLIASSCLHFKAQGAQFVSLSGAPLARSDGEEEHGSAIEKFLGTLGETLEPVYGFRSLHAFKAKFQPRLSPMLMTFRDEGDLPRIGIAITRAYLPTASLRDMLAVVKH, from the coding sequence GTGGAGACCACTGTGACGCCTGGGACGACCCCGGGAACGACGTCGGAGCCGCCTGCACCGCAGACGCCAGCCGACGACGCCCCACCCGGTGCGCTGGCCCGGACCGGGGCGACGCTGGCCAGACTGGCTCGACGGGTGCCGTTCACGGCCACCTACGTCGTCATCACGCTGGCCCTGGCCATCGGGTTCGGCACTCTGTGGACGCCGGTCGACGAGAAATCGTTCTTCCCGACGGTCGGCTACGGGCTGCCGGCGTTGCAGGACGGCAACTGGCTGTCCCTGCTGTGGGGCTGCTTCTTCGCCCTGAACCCGATCTACTACATCTTCGTCGTCGGTTTCTTCGCCGTCCTCACCGGCTTCGCGGAATGGAAGCTCGGCACCCGGCGGACCGCACTGCTGTGCTTCGGTTACCAGATCGTCGCGGTCCTGGTCACCGCGTTGGTGTTCTACGTCTTCCGCAATTCCCAGTGGGAATGGGCGGCCACCCGGGCCACCGAGACGGACGTCGGGTTCTCGGCCGGCATGCTCGCCGTGCTCGGCATCGCCTCGGCCACCGTGCGCCCGCCGTGGCGGCTACGGCTGCGCATCGTCATCTGGACCTACGTGGTCTTCTCGATCATCTTCGTCGGGCAGATGGCCGACGCCGAACACTTCGTCGCCGTCGCCCTGAGTCTGCCGTTCTCCAGCCGGCTCGCCGGACCGCGTGCGCTCAAGGCACGGGCGCTGCCCACCCGTCACGAGATCCGGCTGATCGCCATGGTCGCCTTGATCGTGCTGGCCGTCGCCAACGTGCTGGCCAACTTCCTCCCGTCGCACCTGACGCCGTTCGGCATGACCGACGACGACGACTGGAGTTGGTACTACCTGCTGCCGTACCTGGTCATCGCGCTGCTCATCGCCAACGGCCTGCGCCGCGGCTACCGGTGGGCCTGGTGGGTCGCGGTGGTGGTCGCATCCATCCCGCTGCTCGCCGTCGCCGCCGTCTTCGCGCTGTTGCTCTTCCTGGAGATCGTCGGAGCGCTGGACGACCCGGACGCGCAGGTCGACGGCATTCCGGAACTCATCGCCGCGGCGGTCATCTTCGGCGGCTACCTGGCGATGCTCATCGCCGCCCGATCGGCGTTCAAGGTCCCCCGGAAATCGACCCGTCGGCAGGCCAGCGGCACCTCGCACCCCGAGATGGCCAGGCAACTGCTGCGGCAGTGGGGCGGCAGCCCCCTGTCGTGGATGACGACGTGGCCGGAGAACCGGCACTTCATCACCGCCGACGGACAGTCGTACCTGGCGTTCCGCAAACACGCCGGGGTGGCTGTCGTCCTCGGTGACCCCATCGGACCGCCCGGTTCTACGGCGCCCGCGATCGGCGAGTTCCTGACGATGTGCGAGCAGGCGTCGCTCATCCCGTACTTCTTCTCCTGCTCGCGCCTGACCTCCGACGTCACCGACGGGCTGGGCTGGCAGCACGTCCAGGTGGCCGAGGACAACCTCATCGACCTGCCGCCCCTGGAGTTCAAGGGCAAGAAGTGGCAGGACATCCGCACCGCGCTCAACAAGGGGGCCAAGGAGGGCATCACCTTCCGCATGGTCACCCTGTCCGACGAGCCGTGGGCGATGGTGCGCCAGGTCGAACACCTCTCGCAGCAGTGGCTGGGCGACAAGGAACTGCCCGAGATGGGCTTCACCCTCGGCGGGGTCACCGAGGCCCTCGACCCGGAGGTCAAGGTCGGCCTGGCCGTCGACGCCGACGGCAAGCTGCACGGCGTCACGTCCTGGATGCCGGTGTACGCCGAAGGCGGCGACATCGCCGGGTGGACCCTGGATCTGATGCGCCGGGCCGACGGCGGTTTCCGCAATGCGATGGAGTTCCTCATCGCCTCGTCCTGCCTGCATTTCAAGGCCCAGGGTGCGCAGTTCGTGTCGCTGTCCGGGGCGCCGCTGGCCCGCTCGGACGGCGAGGAGGAACACGGCTCGGCCATCGAGAAGTTCCTCGGCACCCTGGGCGAGACCCTGGAACCGGTCTACGGGTTCCGTTCGCTGCACGCGTTCAAGGCCAAGTTCCAGCCACGCCTGTCGCCGATGCTGATGACGTTCCGGGACGAGGGCGACCTGCCGCGCATCGGCATCGCCATCACCCGGGCGTACCTGCCGACCGCGTCCCTGCGCGACATGCTGGCCGTGGTCAAGCACTGA